The Euphorbia lathyris chromosome 2, ddEupLath1.1, whole genome shotgun sequence genome includes a window with the following:
- the LOC136217035 gene encoding ferric reduction oxidase 2-like isoform X1 — MDSDSQIVKLPSSSSSSSSHILRVALLLLSITVLLGYFMLQIVIPTNTFWDTWYPSLSHHLRSSYFGYQGVPFLIVFFPLLFIAVIGCLYLHLGNTPVITKNGRKAKLGKPMLVKGPLGIVSGIELAFLIMFIALLTWTLTIYIRNSFSTITPERGEKVWEAKLQSVSFLVSLTGNLCLAFLFFPVTRGSSVLQLFGLTSEGTIKYHIWLGHLVMVFFTAHGVGYIVYWAITGQISQQVLEWSKTRISNVAGEISLLAGLGLWVTTFPGIRQKMFELFFYTHHLYILFMLFFLLHISINFSTILMLPGFYLFLIDRYLRFLQSRSEIRVVSARILPCQTLELNFSKTPGLSYTPTSILFMNVPSISKLQWHPFTISSSSKLEPEILSVVIKSEGSWSSKLYQMLSSPSSSSIYHLQVSVEGPYGPASTHFLRHETLVMVSGGSGITPFISVIRELIHVSKIQRLKTPQIILICSFKNSSDLTMLQLLHPTSSGFQSNDLNLKIEAFVTRDHKEPTLDNSNSNPNLVRTICFNPHKTDAPISPVLGPKSWLWLGAIISSSFMIFLITIALINRYYIYPIDHNTNRIFNHSVKTCLYMLVMCVSIVITASAAVFWNKKQQEREAKQFQNNVEVLNNSEKELESLPLQSFVEPTNVHYGRRPDLKRMLFGCKGTSVGVLVCGPKEMRHEVATICSSGLAHNLHFESISFNW, encoded by the exons atgGATTCAGATTCACAGATTGTGAAATtaccttcttcttcatcttcttcttcttctcatatCCTTCGAGTAGCTTTACTGCTACTTTCAATTACAGTATTGCTCGGTTATTTCATGCTTCAGATTGTAATCCCCACCAACACTTTCTGGGACACTTGGTATCCTTCCCTGTCTCACCATCTTCGTTCTTCTTATTTCGGATATCAAG GTGTACCTTTCTTGATTGtcttcttcccccttctctttATTGCTGTCATCGGCTGTCTTTATCTTCATCTCGGAAACACACCGGTTATCACAAAAAACGGCAGAAAGGCCAAATTGGGGAAACCGATGCTGGTGAAAGGACCTCTGGGGATAGTTTCCGGGATAGAATTAGCGTTCTTAATCATGTTTATTGCGTTATTAACTTGGACATTAACGATTTATATACGCAACAGTTTCTCTACTATCACACCTGAAAGAGGGGAGAAAGT ATGGGAAGCTAAATTGCAGAGTGTTTCTTTTCTGGTAAGTTTGACGGGGAACTTATGTCTGGCATTTCTGTTTTTTCCGGTGACTCGGGGGTCGTCGGTGCTGCAGTTATTTGGGTTGACCTCGGAGGGTACCATAAAGTATCATATATGGTTAGGACATTTGGTTATGGTTTTCTTTACTGCTCATGGAGTTGGTTACATCGTCTATTGGGCTATTACCGGTCAGATTTCTCAg CAGGTGCTAGAATGGAGTAAAACCAGAATATCAAATGTGGCGGGAGAGATATCTTTGTTAGCTGGATTGGGGCTGTGGGTTACAACTTTTCCGGGCATTAGGCAGAAAATGTTCGAGCTCTTCTTTTACACACATCATCTCTACATTCTCTTCATGCTTTTCTTTCTACTCCATATTTCTATCAATTTCTCCACTATTTTAATGCTCCCTGGTTTTTACCTCTTCCTCATTGATCGTTACCTGAGATTCTTACAATCAAGATCTGAAATTCGTGTAGTTTCAGCTCGCATTTTGCCTTGTCAAACTTTGGAACTCAACTTCTCCAAAACCCCTG GTTTGAGTTATACTCCGACAAGCATTTTGTTCATGAATGTCCCAAGTATTTCAAAGTTGCAATGGCATCCTTTCACTATATCTTCAAGTAGCAAATTGGAACCTGAGATATTGAGTGTTGTGATTAAAAGTGAAGGAAGTTGGTCTTCAAAGCTTTACCAAATGCTTtcatctccttcttcttcttcaatttatCATCTTCAAGTCTCAGTTGAAGGACCTTATGGACCTGCTTCAACTCACTTTCTAAG GCATGAAACTCTTGTAATGGTGAGCGGAGGAAGTGGGATTACTCCATTCATATCAGTAATTCGAGAACTCATCCACGTTTCCAAAATACAAAGACTCAAAACTCCTCAAATCATCCTAATCTGCTCATTCAAGAACTCTTCAGACCTCACAATGTTACAATTATTACATCCAACATCATCTGGTTTCCAATCAAATGATCTCAACCTAAAGATCGAAGCTTTTGTTACAAGAGATCACAAAGAACCAACACTTGATAACTCCAACTCCAACCCCAACCTCGTACGAACCATATGTTTCAATCCCCACAAAACAGATGCACCAATTTCACCCGTTTTAGGCCCCAAAAGCTGGCTCTGGCTCGGAGCTATAATTTCATCTTCTTTCATGATTTTCCTTATAACCATTGCCCTTATTAATCGTTATTACATTTACCCTATCGATCATAACACAAATAGAATTTTCAACCACTCTGTGAAAACTTGTCTCTATATGCTAGTTATGTGTGTATCCATAGTAATAACAGCAAGTGCAGCTGTTTTTTGGAATAAGAAACAACAAGAAAGGGAAGCaaaacagtttcaaaacaaTGTTGAAGTGTTGAATAACAGTGAGAAAGAATTAGAAAGTCTCCCTCTTCAGTCTTTTGTTGAGCCTACTAATGTGCATTACGGTCGCAGACCCGATTTAAAGA GAATGTTGTTTGGGTGTAAAGGAACAAGTGTGGGAGTTCTTGTATGTGGACCTAAGGAGATGAGACATGAAGTTGCAACTATATGTTCATCTGGATTAGCTCATAATCTGCACTTTGAATCTATCAGTTTTAACTGGTGA
- the LOC136217035 gene encoding ferric reduction oxidase 2-like isoform X2: MDSDSQIVKLPSSSSSSSSHILRVALLLLSITVLLGYFMLQIVIPTNTFWDTWYPSLSHHLRSSYFGYQGVPFLIVFFPLLFIAVIGCLYLHLGNTPVITKNGRKAKLGKPMLVKGPLGIVSGIELAFLIMFIALLTWTLTIYIRNSFSTITPERGEKVWEAKLQSVSFLVSLTGNLCLAFLFFPVTRGSSVLQLFGLTSEGTIKYHIWLGHLVMVFFTAHGVGYIVYWAITGQISQVLEWSKTRISNVAGEISLLAGLGLWVTTFPGIRQKMFELFFYTHHLYILFMLFFLLHISINFSTILMLPGFYLFLIDRYLRFLQSRSEIRVVSARILPCQTLELNFSKTPGLSYTPTSILFMNVPSISKLQWHPFTISSSSKLEPEILSVVIKSEGSWSSKLYQMLSSPSSSSIYHLQVSVEGPYGPASTHFLRHETLVMVSGGSGITPFISVIRELIHVSKIQRLKTPQIILICSFKNSSDLTMLQLLHPTSSGFQSNDLNLKIEAFVTRDHKEPTLDNSNSNPNLVRTICFNPHKTDAPISPVLGPKSWLWLGAIISSSFMIFLITIALINRYYIYPIDHNTNRIFNHSVKTCLYMLVMCVSIVITASAAVFWNKKQQEREAKQFQNNVEVLNNSEKELESLPLQSFVEPTNVHYGRRPDLKRMLFGCKGTSVGVLVCGPKEMRHEVATICSSGLAHNLHFESISFNW, translated from the exons atgGATTCAGATTCACAGATTGTGAAATtaccttcttcttcatcttcttcttcttctcatatCCTTCGAGTAGCTTTACTGCTACTTTCAATTACAGTATTGCTCGGTTATTTCATGCTTCAGATTGTAATCCCCACCAACACTTTCTGGGACACTTGGTATCCTTCCCTGTCTCACCATCTTCGTTCTTCTTATTTCGGATATCAAG GTGTACCTTTCTTGATTGtcttcttcccccttctctttATTGCTGTCATCGGCTGTCTTTATCTTCATCTCGGAAACACACCGGTTATCACAAAAAACGGCAGAAAGGCCAAATTGGGGAAACCGATGCTGGTGAAAGGACCTCTGGGGATAGTTTCCGGGATAGAATTAGCGTTCTTAATCATGTTTATTGCGTTATTAACTTGGACATTAACGATTTATATACGCAACAGTTTCTCTACTATCACACCTGAAAGAGGGGAGAAAGT ATGGGAAGCTAAATTGCAGAGTGTTTCTTTTCTGGTAAGTTTGACGGGGAACTTATGTCTGGCATTTCTGTTTTTTCCGGTGACTCGGGGGTCGTCGGTGCTGCAGTTATTTGGGTTGACCTCGGAGGGTACCATAAAGTATCATATATGGTTAGGACATTTGGTTATGGTTTTCTTTACTGCTCATGGAGTTGGTTACATCGTCTATTGGGCTATTACCGGTCAGATTTCTCAg GTGCTAGAATGGAGTAAAACCAGAATATCAAATGTGGCGGGAGAGATATCTTTGTTAGCTGGATTGGGGCTGTGGGTTACAACTTTTCCGGGCATTAGGCAGAAAATGTTCGAGCTCTTCTTTTACACACATCATCTCTACATTCTCTTCATGCTTTTCTTTCTACTCCATATTTCTATCAATTTCTCCACTATTTTAATGCTCCCTGGTTTTTACCTCTTCCTCATTGATCGTTACCTGAGATTCTTACAATCAAGATCTGAAATTCGTGTAGTTTCAGCTCGCATTTTGCCTTGTCAAACTTTGGAACTCAACTTCTCCAAAACCCCTG GTTTGAGTTATACTCCGACAAGCATTTTGTTCATGAATGTCCCAAGTATTTCAAAGTTGCAATGGCATCCTTTCACTATATCTTCAAGTAGCAAATTGGAACCTGAGATATTGAGTGTTGTGATTAAAAGTGAAGGAAGTTGGTCTTCAAAGCTTTACCAAATGCTTtcatctccttcttcttcttcaatttatCATCTTCAAGTCTCAGTTGAAGGACCTTATGGACCTGCTTCAACTCACTTTCTAAG GCATGAAACTCTTGTAATGGTGAGCGGAGGAAGTGGGATTACTCCATTCATATCAGTAATTCGAGAACTCATCCACGTTTCCAAAATACAAAGACTCAAAACTCCTCAAATCATCCTAATCTGCTCATTCAAGAACTCTTCAGACCTCACAATGTTACAATTATTACATCCAACATCATCTGGTTTCCAATCAAATGATCTCAACCTAAAGATCGAAGCTTTTGTTACAAGAGATCACAAAGAACCAACACTTGATAACTCCAACTCCAACCCCAACCTCGTACGAACCATATGTTTCAATCCCCACAAAACAGATGCACCAATTTCACCCGTTTTAGGCCCCAAAAGCTGGCTCTGGCTCGGAGCTATAATTTCATCTTCTTTCATGATTTTCCTTATAACCATTGCCCTTATTAATCGTTATTACATTTACCCTATCGATCATAACACAAATAGAATTTTCAACCACTCTGTGAAAACTTGTCTCTATATGCTAGTTATGTGTGTATCCATAGTAATAACAGCAAGTGCAGCTGTTTTTTGGAATAAGAAACAACAAGAAAGGGAAGCaaaacagtttcaaaacaaTGTTGAAGTGTTGAATAACAGTGAGAAAGAATTAGAAAGTCTCCCTCTTCAGTCTTTTGTTGAGCCTACTAATGTGCATTACGGTCGCAGACCCGATTTAAAGA GAATGTTGTTTGGGTGTAAAGGAACAAGTGTGGGAGTTCTTGTATGTGGACCTAAGGAGATGAGACATGAAGTTGCAACTATATGTTCATCTGGATTAGCTCATAATCTGCACTTTGAATCTATCAGTTTTAACTGGTGA